The Miscanthus floridulus cultivar M001 chromosome 7, ASM1932011v1, whole genome shotgun sequence genome includes a region encoding these proteins:
- the LOC136467079 gene encoding protein MEI2-like 4 isoform X1: protein MPSQVMDPRRHLPQFSNLTVAASSFSEEQLRLPTERLVGFWKQESLHHIGSKSVASSPIEKPQPIGTKTVARIDPQPYKLRDQKTAFSLEHKTFGQERHVNLPSSLWRADQDPNLQSDSSLFPDGRTNPNEAYNENGLFSSSLSEIFDRKLGLRSKDVLLRQPVEKVVPTHVDDEPFELTEEIEAQIIGNILPDDDDLLSGVLDVGYTSHANNGDDVDDDIFYTGGGMELETDENKKNTETNGGANDGLGSLNGTMNGEHPYGEHPSRTLFVRNINSNVEDSELRLLFEHYGEISNLYTACKHRGFVMISYYDIRSAWNAMRALQNKPLRRRKLDIHYSIPKDNPSEKDINQGMLVVFNVDPSVTNNDIHQIFSDYGEIKEIRDAPQKGHHKIIEFYDVRAAEGAVRALNRSDLAGKKIKLETGRLSAARRLTQHMSKELGQEEFGVCKLGSPSTNSPPLASLGSSNMAAMTSSGRENGSIHGLHSGLLTSMTPFREASFPGLSSTIPQSLSSPIGIASAATHSNQASLGELSHSLSRMNGHMNYGFQGMGTLHPHSLPEVHNGASNGTPYNLNTMAPVGVNSNLRTAEAVDSRHLHKVGSGNLTGHSFDRAGEGAMGFSRSGSGPVRGHQLMWNNSNNFHRPPNSPVLWQNLGSFVNNVPSRPPAQMHGVPRAPSHMIENVLPMHHHHVGSAPAINPSLWDRRHGYAGELTEASSFHPGSVGSMGFPGSPQLHGLELNSIFSHTGGNRMDPTMSSAQISAPSQQRGPMFHGRNPMVPLSSFDSPGERMRSRRNDSGANQSDNKRQYELDVDRIMRGEDSRTTLMIKNIPNKYTSKMLLAAIDESHKGTYDFIYLPIDFKNKCNVGYAFINMTNPQHIIPFYQTFNGKKWEKFNSEKVASLAYARIQGKTALIAHFQNSSLMNEDKRCRPILFHSEGPNAGDQEPFPMGTNIRARSGRSRTSSGEENHHDILTVLTNGDTSSNGADASGPTKDTE, encoded by the exons ATGCCATCTCAAGTCATGGATCCGAGGCGCCACCTCCCCCAGTTCAGCAATCTAACCGTGGCTGCGTCCTCCTTCTCTGAGGAGCAGCTTCGCCTTCCCACAGAG AGGCTGGTCGGATTTTGGAAGCAGGAGTCGTTGCATCACATTG GAAGCAAGTCAGTTGCATCTTCTCCAATTGAAAAGCCCCAACCCATTGGGACAAAAACTGTGGCTCGGATAGATCCACAACCATACAAGCTGAGAGACCAGAAGACTGCATTTAGCCTTGAGCACAAGACTTTTGGTCAAGAGAGACATGTTAACTTGCCATCATCTCTGTGGAGAGCTGATCAAGACCCTAACCTCCAATCTGATTCATCTTTATTTCCCGATGGAAGGACTAATCCAAATGAGGCCTACAATGAGAATGGGCTTTTCTCAAGCTCCCTGTCAGAAATTTTTGACAGAAAAT TGGGACTGAGATCCAAGGATGTGCTTCTACGTCAGCCAGTTGAAAAGGTTGTTCCAACTCATGTAGATGATGAACCCTTTGAGTTAACGGAGGAAATCGAAGCGCAAATAATAGGAAACATACTTCCTGATGATGATGACCTACTATCAGGTGTTCTTGATGTTGGGTACACATCCCATGCTAACAATGGTGATGATGTCGATGATGATATATTCTACACTGGAGGCGGGATGGAACTGGAAACcgatgaaaataaaaaaaatacagaaACTAATGGTGGAGCTAATGATGGTCTTGGGTCGCTTAATGGCACAATGAATGGTGAACATCCATATGGGGAACACCCTTCAAGAACTCTTTTCGTCCGAAACATTAATAGCAATGTTGAGGATTCTGAATTAAGGCTCCTATTTGAG CATTATGGAGAAATCAGCAACCTTTACACTGCCTGCAAACATCGTGGTTTTGTGATGATATCTTACTATGACATAAGATCAGCATGGAATGCCATGAGGGCACTTCAAAACAAGCCACTCAGACGTAGAAAACTTGACATACATTACTCCATTCCGAAG GACAATCCTTCGGAGAAGGATATTAACCAGGGGATGCTTGTTGTATTTAATGTTGACCCGTCTGTAACAAATAATGATATCCATCAGATATTTAGCGACTATGGTGAAATAAAAGAG ATTCGTGATGCACCGCAAAAGGGCCATCACAAAATTATAGAATTTTACGATGTCAGAGCAGCCGAAGGTGCAGTTCGTGCTTTAAACAGGAGTGATCTTGCTGGCAAGAAAATAAAATTGGAGACTGGCCGTCTGAGTGCTGCTAGACG TTTAACACAGCACATGTCCAAAGAGTTGGGGCAGGAAGAATTTGGTGTATGCAAACTGGGCAGTCCAAGCACAAATAGCCCTCCGTTGGCTTCATTGG GTTCATCTAATATGGCAGCAATGACATCTTCTGGCCGTGAAAATGGGAGTATTCATGGTTTGCATTCTGGACTTCTCACATCAATGACCCCGTTCAGAGAGGCTTCTTTTCCGGGTCTATCGTCTACCATACCACAGAGCCTGTCCTCTCCCATTGGAATTGCATCTGCTGCAACTCATAGTAATCAGGCTTCCCTTGGTGAGCTTAGCCACTCACTTAGTCGGATGAATGGGCATATGAATTATGGTTTTCAAGGCATGGGCACTCTTCATCCTCATTCCCTTCCTGAAGTTCACAATGGAGCAAGTAACGGCACCCCTTACAATCTTAACACGATGGCACCAGTTGGTGTCAATAGCAACTTGAGAACAGCTGAAGCAGTTGACAGCAGACATCTTCATAAAGTGGGTTCTGGTAACCTCACTGGGCACTCATTTGATCGTGCCGGTGAAGGAG CTATGGGATTTTCAAGAAGTGGAAGCGGTCCTGTCCGTGGTCACCAGTTAATGTGGAATAATTCAAATAACTTCCACCGTCCTCCCAATTCCCCTGTGCTGTGGCAAAATCTGGGATCATTTGTAAACAATGTACCGTCTCGCCCCCCAGCACAAATGCATGGAGTTCCAAGAGCACCATCACACATGATTGAGAATGTTCTTCCAATGCATCATCATCACGTGGGCTCTGCGCCAGCAATCAATCCGTCACTTTGGGACAGGCGGCATGGTTATGCAGGGGAATTGACAGAAGCATCAAGTTTTCATCCTGGCAGTGTTGGGAGCATGGGATTTCCTGGTAGCCCTCAGCTTCATGGTTTGGAGCTAAATAGCATATTTTCTCACACTGGTGGGAATCGCATGGATCCAACCATGTCTTCAGCTCAGATCAGCGCACCATCTCAACAAAGAGGTCCTATGTTCCATGGAAGGAATCCTATGGTTCCCCTTTCATCATTTGATTCACCTGGTGAGCGGATGAGAAGCCGGAGAAATGACTCAGGTGCTAACCAATCTGATAATAAACGGCAGTACGAGCTTGATGTTGACCGCATAATGCGGGGGGAAGACTCACGAACTACACTGATGATAAAGAATATCCCAAATAA GTATACCTCCAAGATGCTCTTGGCTGCTATTGATGAAAGTCATAAGGGCACTTATGATTTTATTTACTTGCCGATTGATTTTAAG AATAAATGTAATGTTGGCTATGCTTTCATCAACATGACCAATCCTCAGCATATCATCCCGTTTTACCAG ACTTTTAATGGTAAAAAGTGGGAGAAGTTTAACAGTGAGAAGGTGGCATCACTTGCTTATGCCAGAATCCAAGGGAAAACAGCCCTGATTGCTCATTTCCAGAACTCTAGTTTGATGAATGAGGACAAACGCTGCCGCCCCATACTCTTCCACTCAGAAGGTCCTAATGCTGGAGATCAG GAACCTTTCCCTATGGGTACAAACATCCGGGCCAGGTCTGGGAGATCCCGGACTTCCTCCGGTGAAGAAAATCACCATGATATCCTGACAGTCTTGACCAACGGTGACACTTCTTCCAATGGAGCTGACGCTTCAGGTCCCACCAAGGACACTGAGTAG
- the LOC136467079 gene encoding protein MEI2-like 4 isoform X2 has product MPSQVMDPRRHLPQFSNLTVAASSFSEEQLRLPTERLVGFWKQESLHHIGSKSVASSPIEKPQPIGTKTVARIDPQPYKLRDQKTAFSLEHKTFGQERHVNLPSSLWRADQDPNLQSDSSLFPDGRTNPNEAYNENGLFSSSLSEIFDRKLGLRSKDVLLRQPVEKVVPTHVDDEPFELTEEIEAQIIGNILPDDDDLLSGVLDVGYTSHANNGDDVDDDIFYTGGGMELETDENKKNTETNGGANDGLGSLNGTMNGEHPYGEHPSRTLFVRNINSNVEDSELRLLFEHYGEISNLYTACKHRGFVMISYYDIRSAWNAMRALQNKPLRRRKLDIHYSIPKDNPSEKDINQGMLVVFNVDPSVTNNDIHQIFSDYGEIKEIRDAPQKGHHKIIEFYDVRAAEGAVRALNRSDLAGKKIKLETGRLSAARRLTQHMSKELGQEEFGVCKLGSPSTNSPPLASLAMTSSGRENGSIHGLHSGLLTSMTPFREASFPGLSSTIPQSLSSPIGIASAATHSNQASLGELSHSLSRMNGHMNYGFQGMGTLHPHSLPEVHNGASNGTPYNLNTMAPVGVNSNLRTAEAVDSRHLHKVGSGNLTGHSFDRAGEGAMGFSRSGSGPVRGHQLMWNNSNNFHRPPNSPVLWQNLGSFVNNVPSRPPAQMHGVPRAPSHMIENVLPMHHHHVGSAPAINPSLWDRRHGYAGELTEASSFHPGSVGSMGFPGSPQLHGLELNSIFSHTGGNRMDPTMSSAQISAPSQQRGPMFHGRNPMVPLSSFDSPGERMRSRRNDSGANQSDNKRQYELDVDRIMRGEDSRTTLMIKNIPNKYTSKMLLAAIDESHKGTYDFIYLPIDFKNKCNVGYAFINMTNPQHIIPFYQTFNGKKWEKFNSEKVASLAYARIQGKTALIAHFQNSSLMNEDKRCRPILFHSEGPNAGDQEPFPMGTNIRARSGRSRTSSGEENHHDILTVLTNGDTSSNGADASGPTKDTE; this is encoded by the exons ATGCCATCTCAAGTCATGGATCCGAGGCGCCACCTCCCCCAGTTCAGCAATCTAACCGTGGCTGCGTCCTCCTTCTCTGAGGAGCAGCTTCGCCTTCCCACAGAG AGGCTGGTCGGATTTTGGAAGCAGGAGTCGTTGCATCACATTG GAAGCAAGTCAGTTGCATCTTCTCCAATTGAAAAGCCCCAACCCATTGGGACAAAAACTGTGGCTCGGATAGATCCACAACCATACAAGCTGAGAGACCAGAAGACTGCATTTAGCCTTGAGCACAAGACTTTTGGTCAAGAGAGACATGTTAACTTGCCATCATCTCTGTGGAGAGCTGATCAAGACCCTAACCTCCAATCTGATTCATCTTTATTTCCCGATGGAAGGACTAATCCAAATGAGGCCTACAATGAGAATGGGCTTTTCTCAAGCTCCCTGTCAGAAATTTTTGACAGAAAAT TGGGACTGAGATCCAAGGATGTGCTTCTACGTCAGCCAGTTGAAAAGGTTGTTCCAACTCATGTAGATGATGAACCCTTTGAGTTAACGGAGGAAATCGAAGCGCAAATAATAGGAAACATACTTCCTGATGATGATGACCTACTATCAGGTGTTCTTGATGTTGGGTACACATCCCATGCTAACAATGGTGATGATGTCGATGATGATATATTCTACACTGGAGGCGGGATGGAACTGGAAACcgatgaaaataaaaaaaatacagaaACTAATGGTGGAGCTAATGATGGTCTTGGGTCGCTTAATGGCACAATGAATGGTGAACATCCATATGGGGAACACCCTTCAAGAACTCTTTTCGTCCGAAACATTAATAGCAATGTTGAGGATTCTGAATTAAGGCTCCTATTTGAG CATTATGGAGAAATCAGCAACCTTTACACTGCCTGCAAACATCGTGGTTTTGTGATGATATCTTACTATGACATAAGATCAGCATGGAATGCCATGAGGGCACTTCAAAACAAGCCACTCAGACGTAGAAAACTTGACATACATTACTCCATTCCGAAG GACAATCCTTCGGAGAAGGATATTAACCAGGGGATGCTTGTTGTATTTAATGTTGACCCGTCTGTAACAAATAATGATATCCATCAGATATTTAGCGACTATGGTGAAATAAAAGAG ATTCGTGATGCACCGCAAAAGGGCCATCACAAAATTATAGAATTTTACGATGTCAGAGCAGCCGAAGGTGCAGTTCGTGCTTTAAACAGGAGTGATCTTGCTGGCAAGAAAATAAAATTGGAGACTGGCCGTCTGAGTGCTGCTAGACG TTTAACACAGCACATGTCCAAAGAGTTGGGGCAGGAAGAATTTGGTGTATGCAAACTGGGCAGTCCAAGCACAAATAGCCCTCCGTTGGCTTCATTGG CAATGACATCTTCTGGCCGTGAAAATGGGAGTATTCATGGTTTGCATTCTGGACTTCTCACATCAATGACCCCGTTCAGAGAGGCTTCTTTTCCGGGTCTATCGTCTACCATACCACAGAGCCTGTCCTCTCCCATTGGAATTGCATCTGCTGCAACTCATAGTAATCAGGCTTCCCTTGGTGAGCTTAGCCACTCACTTAGTCGGATGAATGGGCATATGAATTATGGTTTTCAAGGCATGGGCACTCTTCATCCTCATTCCCTTCCTGAAGTTCACAATGGAGCAAGTAACGGCACCCCTTACAATCTTAACACGATGGCACCAGTTGGTGTCAATAGCAACTTGAGAACAGCTGAAGCAGTTGACAGCAGACATCTTCATAAAGTGGGTTCTGGTAACCTCACTGGGCACTCATTTGATCGTGCCGGTGAAGGAG CTATGGGATTTTCAAGAAGTGGAAGCGGTCCTGTCCGTGGTCACCAGTTAATGTGGAATAATTCAAATAACTTCCACCGTCCTCCCAATTCCCCTGTGCTGTGGCAAAATCTGGGATCATTTGTAAACAATGTACCGTCTCGCCCCCCAGCACAAATGCATGGAGTTCCAAGAGCACCATCACACATGATTGAGAATGTTCTTCCAATGCATCATCATCACGTGGGCTCTGCGCCAGCAATCAATCCGTCACTTTGGGACAGGCGGCATGGTTATGCAGGGGAATTGACAGAAGCATCAAGTTTTCATCCTGGCAGTGTTGGGAGCATGGGATTTCCTGGTAGCCCTCAGCTTCATGGTTTGGAGCTAAATAGCATATTTTCTCACACTGGTGGGAATCGCATGGATCCAACCATGTCTTCAGCTCAGATCAGCGCACCATCTCAACAAAGAGGTCCTATGTTCCATGGAAGGAATCCTATGGTTCCCCTTTCATCATTTGATTCACCTGGTGAGCGGATGAGAAGCCGGAGAAATGACTCAGGTGCTAACCAATCTGATAATAAACGGCAGTACGAGCTTGATGTTGACCGCATAATGCGGGGGGAAGACTCACGAACTACACTGATGATAAAGAATATCCCAAATAA GTATACCTCCAAGATGCTCTTGGCTGCTATTGATGAAAGTCATAAGGGCACTTATGATTTTATTTACTTGCCGATTGATTTTAAG AATAAATGTAATGTTGGCTATGCTTTCATCAACATGACCAATCCTCAGCATATCATCCCGTTTTACCAG ACTTTTAATGGTAAAAAGTGGGAGAAGTTTAACAGTGAGAAGGTGGCATCACTTGCTTATGCCAGAATCCAAGGGAAAACAGCCCTGATTGCTCATTTCCAGAACTCTAGTTTGATGAATGAGGACAAACGCTGCCGCCCCATACTCTTCCACTCAGAAGGTCCTAATGCTGGAGATCAG GAACCTTTCCCTATGGGTACAAACATCCGGGCCAGGTCTGGGAGATCCCGGACTTCCTCCGGTGAAGAAAATCACCATGATATCCTGACAGTCTTGACCAACGGTGACACTTCTTCCAATGGAGCTGACGCTTCAGGTCCCACCAAGGACACTGAGTAG